The Xyrauchen texanus isolate HMW12.3.18 chromosome 17, RBS_HiC_50CHRs, whole genome shotgun sequence DNA window CAGATTGGGATTATGCATGCTAACACTCCACGAGGAATAGACGGAAGCTTGTGCATCTCTGTGTGTAGATGGGTTGGGCTTGGTGTAGTTCAGATAGCACCAGCTGACAGATGTAGTGGTATGTAAACTGGGGTATGAGGGGTCCATGGTTCTATCTAGACTTGTTACCCTTGGAACATACCTGTGTCCTACCTCTTTCCTTTCTTCCTGCTTTAAGGGCTCAGTATTGTGCTGTGTTTTGTCCTGCTTGCTTAAAATGTCAGATTCTATGACTTCTCCTGCATCTTTTTCCATCCCCACTGTCAGCTTATTTTTACCCTGTTCCCCCTCCTGAGATGTATTATCACATTTATTATCTTCATCTTCCTTGTGatccttttctttttccttctcCTCTTTAACCCGTTTTTGATGCCGTTGGGCGTCTAAACTGAGTTCTAGACTACCTGCAGGTGACAGTATTCGCTTACTTCCACCAGCACCAAGCTGCCCATAGCTGTCATCAGATGAAGTTCCTGCTCCATGCTCCAGAGGCAGCGGCATGGAAATATAGCTCTTGGAACTTGCGGTGGGCAGCCTGAGGTAAGATCTTTGAAGCCTGTCTTCCAACGTACTCATGATTACCATAGACGTGCAGCAGATTggatgttgtgttgtggctaaaaTCTGTGAGATGGTTGTATACATGGCACTAGCATATGTAGGAATGTGAGTCTGTAAGCGCACAGGCACTACAAGAGAAACCACTGGGGCAAGTTGTTCAAGACATGGAGCAATAATGGGATGAGGATTGTGGGGAAGGATTAGCTGCTGTTGTGAATGACCAGGACTATAAAAGAAGGAAGGTGATGACCTAGACTCCCTGAAAAGAGGTCCTGAGGGGACCTGAATAGTCAGACCACCTGGCATGGGAAAGCAAACATTTTGAGTAACGTCCCTTGATTGCAAAGGAAATAAAGTGGAGAGTGGCTGAAGGGGTAGTCCTAATTGTTCTAAATACTCAAGAGGTCTTGGATGCAGCTGTGGTGGCTCACTGTGAATGAGGGCTTGATGAAACATCTGGGTTGAAATGATCCCAGATATTGCAGTAGTGACTGGAAAGAATCTAGTGAGCTGACGTGGGGTGCAAAAATTAGGACTTGCTTGTTGTAGGGGAAAAAGTGCTGGTGGGAGAGAAAGAGGGGATTGGAAAATCTGCAAGGTCTTCCCTATATGCTCAGAGCTAATCCTAGAGGTCCTGCCTCCAATTCCATAATCTTTAATTGTAAATGGAGGATGATCAGTGTAGGAGCGGCACACAGCTGAGATGCCAGGTTTACTAAGTGGTGTAGAAGATGGCTCCTCCTGATCGGAGTTCACCAAGGGTTGCATGCTTCACCAAGAGACATTTCCTTCTCTCCTTCCAAGTAGCAGAGGTGTGCTGTAGAGAGAGGCATCCATAGTCAAAAGATTTACTTCTTGTTTCTTCTACATGTCCAGGATGTGGAGGACTTGCATGTGCCTGTTCAGAGGTGGAACGGCGCATCTCCCTGTGAGAATGATGGTGTTGATGGAGACTTGATGGAACAGTCAGCATGTGAGACCCTTGGGAGCTCCTGGTGCCACTCTGCATCTTAGAGTCTGGCCTTCCTGATTCCTCAAAGGATGTAGACTGACTAGAGGCATGGGAAACATTACTCTCTTTGCTTGGGCTGTGTGGCAAGGATATTGACTCAAAGCTAGATTCTCCTGATGACTGGGTTGCCTCAGCTAAACGGAGACGCTTCTTCTTTGGTGGTAGCTTCTCTGCAGGGAGCTGGGCCAGACTCTGGCTGCGCTGAGGCCATTGGAATTCCTCCACCTTCTCTGACTCTTTGGAGGTGCATGTGTTTGCTGGAGGTGACACCATCTCCGTATCTGGCTCCTCCGTAACCAGGATTTCTGGAACTTGAATTTTGGGTTGACGGGTTAACCTAGATATGGAGGTTGGTTTTGGCTCCTGAGATGGCTCTTGTTTCTCTGTTTCCTGATTTGCCATAGAAATGCTTTCCTGTTTTTCAAATGATCTGGTATGTTGGATAACAGAAATTTCTTTCCAGGGACCCCTCTTTTCTGACTCACTTTGTGAAAGGGCAGGTGTGCCCTGATTGTCAGTACTGCCTAGCATTGATGGGATCTGAGTGCTGAAGGAGACTGCTGTTGGGCCAGGACTGGGAGGGTCGTCCTCAAgactttcctcttttttttttctcttgcgtACAGCCATGGCCATGTCTTTAATCTTGTAGCTCATCATTTGTGACTGAGTTTCAATAAAAGAACTGCCATCCTCAATCTGAAGACCCAGTGGAGTTTTAATCATACAAGCAACTCTGTGTGCTTCATAAGCTTCCTGCCTCTTCAAGCGAGTCCCACACATTTCACACTCATAAAGGTGTATTTCCTTTTCATGCTTCTTCCCAGGATCTGACTGTTTCAATCTAGAAGAAGGGCTTGCATCTTCAGTAATGAGGTCCACTCCAGTTGGCACCTCAATAGCGGGTTGGCGTCGTAACATTCGTTGGTGGGGGCCAATCCTCGTTTCTGCTGCTATGGCTTGTTGCTCATCAAAAGATTGACTGAGACGAAAGCTGCATGAAGTTGTATCTGAAGTGTCAGCAGAGGATGGCACTGATTGACTTCTATACAGAACTGCACTGGAGCTCTGACTAGCCAATGTAACTTTATCAGCAGAGTATGAGCCTGGGAAATCACTTGCAAATTTACTAGTAATATGTTGAACTGCAGAGCCACAAGAGCCTGGGACATCTCCTTTTGGTTCAAAAACACAGGGTTCTATGGGTAAGGAGAACTTGACAGACTCAATGCTACTTCTCCTAGAGAGTGATGAACGTCTTGGTTTGACACTATCAATTTCACTTGTATCCACAACAGCTTCATTTATAGTAATTAGCTTGGTTATATGCTCAATGACTTGTGTCTTAGGAACAGTGAAAGGGAGTGATTTTTCCTGTTGGCCTGATGATGACTGCAGTTGTTGATGTGGAATCCTTTGCTGTTGTCCTAGTCGCCCATACTTTCCAAGAATTATCTCAGCATAGGTTTTAGCACTGGGATTTGGTGGGCTCACTTGCGAGAGCTCTGCACTTCCAGAACGGGAAAAATAGCCAGATTCTGTGCTGCCCTTACTGCCGGGACCCAATGAGGATCGGGTTTCATCTGAAGATGTCCTAGGAGCTCGCTTTCTCTCACTTAGCCTCATTGCTAACCTTTGCTTGACTGCATGTGAATCCTCAGTTTGGGGAACCTCCTCTGCAAATGACAATTCCACCTTACAACATTTCTTCAGAGTTGGCCTGTCCTGTGATGTAGATGGTATGTGTTGCCCAGTCTCATCCTCAGAACCTGTACTCTCTCCTTCTGTACACTCTTGTTGCTCCTCTACCAAGGCTCCACTCTCAGGCCAGCTTAAACTGGGTTTTTCATGACTTGAGGCCATGCCTGCTTTTATCCGATGTGCATGGGATTTGCGGTGTTTGTACAGGTTGCTTTTGGTCTTGAAGGAGAAGCCACATGGGACACAAGGATAGGGTCTCTCTCCTGTGTGAGATCGGATGTGTTTTTGAAGAACACTGGGCTTCGCACAAGGACGGCCACAGTATGTGCACACATATTTTCCCGGTTTTTGGGGTTTGCGTTCTTTCCTACAAGGGGTGACTTCCTGTTCTTCCATATTAGGCAGAGATTGAGTTTGCTGAACATTATGAATTTGGGGAGATTGATCGATCGGGCCAGAACAGCTGCGTCTTGAAGGACCAGGCATGCCTGAAAGCTGCCAAGATGACACACTTGCCTGTGACTGCTGCTTCTGTCTTTGGAGCATTTCGAAGCGTTTTGGCTGCCTGTGTTGAAGGCAGCCATGAGATCCATGGATAGATTGCGAGGTAACTTGTTGCTGTAATTGAGGAAGCTGTGCCCCTAACAAGGACTCCGACAATGGCTGCTGTTTCCCACCAGGCCGCTTCCCATCAGCCGACCAGCTTTCCTCCGCCTCCATAGAATGTGGGGAGGAGGCCTCACAGATGCAGTAGGAATGCTCCTGTGAGTGCCAATCCAGTTAACATCACTGCATCAGTACTTCTCAGATAGGTAGTAGTTTTACTTGCACTTTAGGGGGATAATTGTATTATGCCATAATTAATGTTCCACATACTATATAATGTTTtgactgaaaaatacataattaaagaGTGTCTGTGTGTAGCTGCCATATACGTGAGTGCtggttgtgtgctgaatgtttccCCTCCTCTTCACAAATGGCTTCCATGGAATTCATCATTGTGTGTCTTTTGGGCTGATGCCAGGAAATGGGTCAGGACAAAGAATGTCTCAAGATGCTTCTGAGGTGCTTACTCTGCTCACATGTGAATCATTTTTAAAGCCCTATTTGCCTCTGCTCACTGGCCCTGCAGAGACAAAAACAGAAAAGTGTTCAGGTGTTATgagcagtgttgggcaagctactaaAAGTTAAAACTGCAAAGTTTAAAAGAGAAAAAGGAAACTAACCTAGCAAAACAACTCAAACAATACTGAGATTTTATAAATGCTGGGTACTGATAGCCTGGACACAGCGGAGCCTTATAACTCAAAAGTGATTCAAGCTATTATCAAGCCAGTGGTTTCAAAATGATTTCACAAgtatatataaatttaaattgCTTCTTTTCACCTTTCGTTGACGTACAagttatttcttttttctaagtTGTCATTTAATCGAAACCAAAACAGAAATTTGGATGAATGAGGAATAGGGCCTAAAGCCTAGAAACAGAAATGGTCTTGTTTGCCTGCATGTAACTTACATAAAAGTGACCAAGTCAAGACATTAGGAGTGCTTGGGGCCACCTCTTTAGTCCACTTCaaagcactcataatgaatacTGCAGGTTAAAGTTGCTATATtcctaaaatgtaaaatttacttGATCATGGCAACCCCCAGTCTGACAAAACATTTATGCCTTCAATATATAAACATGGGTGTTCAGAAGTAAGTGCACTTAACTTTTTCCACAGAAGGAGTTCAATCAGCAAACGAGACCACATTTTTAGGCATCTTGAGATAACTGCCACATGCTGAACTCATACTGTAGCTCTTCTAGTTTATTTTGAATGCTCAGTGGTTTATCCATAGGTcaaggaaaataaaaaca harbors:
- the LOC127657600 gene encoding LOW QUALITY PROTEIN: transcription factor HIVEP3-like (The sequence of the model RefSeq protein was modified relative to this genomic sequence to represent the inferred CDS: inserted 2 bases in 1 codon) — translated: MEAEESWSADGKRPGGKQQPLSESLLGAQLPQLQQQVTSQSIHGSHGCLQHRQPKRFEMLQRQKQQSQASVSSWQLSGMPGPSRRSCSGPIDQSPQIHNVQQTQSLPNMEEQEVTPCRKERKPQKPGKYVCTYCGRPCAKPSVLQKHIRSHTGERPYPCVPCGFSFKTKSNLYKHRKSHAHRIKAGMASSHEKPSLSWPESGALVEEQQECTEGESTGSEDETGQHIPSTSQDRPTLKKCCKVELSFAEEVPQTEDSHAVKQRLAMRLSERKRAPRTSSDETRSSLGPGSKGSTESGYFSRSGSAELSQVSPPNPSAKTYAEIILGKYGRLGQQQRIPHQQLQSSSGQQEKSLPFTVPKTQVIEHITKLITINEAVVDTSEIDSVKPRRSSLSRRSSIESVKFSLPIEPCVFEPKGDVPGSCGSAVQHITSKFASDFPGSYSADKVTLASQSSSAVLYRSQSVPSSADTSDTTSCSFRLSQSFDEQQAIAAETRIGPHQRMLRRQPAIEVPTGVDLITEDASPSSRLKQSDPGKKHEKEIHLYECEMCGTRLKRQEAYEAHRVACMIKTPLGLQIEDGSSFIETQSQMMSYKIKDMAMAVRKRKKKEESLEDDPPSPGPTAVSFSTQIPSMLGSTDNQGTPALSQSESEKRGPWKEISVIQHTRSFEKQESISMANQETEKQEPSQEPKPTSISRLTRQPKIQVPEILVTEEPDTEMVSPPANTCTSKESEKVEEFQWPQRSQSLAQLPAEKLPPKKKRLRLAEATQSSGESSFESISLPHSPSKESNVSHASSQSTSFEESGRPDSKMQSGTRSSQGSHMLTVPSSLHQHHHSHREMRRSTSEQAHASPPHPGHVEETRSKSFDYGCLSLQHTSATWKERRKCLLVKHATLGEXSDQEEPSSTPLSKPGISAVCRSYTDHPPFTIKDYGIGGRTSRISSEHIGKTLQIFQSPLSLPPALFPLQQASPNFCTPRQLTRFFPVTTAISGIISTQMFHQALIHSEPPQLHPRPLEYLEQLGLPLQPLSTLFPLQSRDVTQNVCFPMPGGLTIQVPSGPLFRESRSSPSFFYSPGHSQQQLILPHNPHPIIAPCLEQLAPVVSLVVPVRLQTHIPTYASAMYTTISQILATTQHPICCTSMVIMSTLEDRLQRSYLRLPTASSKSYISMPLPLEHGAGTSSDDSYGQLGAGGSKRILSPAGSLELSLDAQRHQKRVKEEKEKEKDHKEDEDNKCDNTSQEGEQGKNKLTVGMEKDAGEVIESDILSKQDKTQHNTEPLKQEERKEVGHRYVPRVTSLDRTMDPSYPSLHTTTSVSWCYLNYTKPNPSTHRDAQASVYSSWSVSMHNPNLPGFSTKILLSLLHSKQKHSAETYTIATASLPNTDKLVPTGSKKASTSQVPASPPNTPVEVKEDPPTEREEKDNTADDEPATSAASEVTRACIFEGGYKSNEEYVYVRGRGRGKYVCGECGIRCKKPSMLKKHIRTHTDVRPYVCKHCKFAFKTKGNLTKHTKSKAHGKKCLEMGVSKPTVDELETEEAGGSEERVCESEDQEEHRFSDPEDSEDDDEDEDEEDDFSHDEPSSACSTDTRQSTRDLSEIGHGLQMDSCDQRAEEEYPSPRRFWPVQAASPRSKRASFSHKGWDVSPRAFSPSSEGSPLRSLSPRLDLSSPSHLSPSPERGPSPIRALSPLRPLSPLRPFSPTRHRSTRALSSSTSLKPHRQHSSPAGLHWEPSIPSTEGQQDKPGTQQTQMPPDPCLVSPTLCFSPSEPFSPTPVTPRTVDRMFSHLPLHSQDQARMPYHMIPIGGIQMVQLRPRSRPKLSSSTPSHKDDSQFSLARRDFPWISLPETSPQRSLVYSKTQSQDGATHSDLSCSSTSSKLAKPPALQYGGSRSAIQSHTFVPETFRKCAAESDGAKRISIVSQGERERSSHETRQLHETEKPAVASLRGRGSSSEESLGQQSGSAAQSQEGGPDST